CATCCATAATATGTCATAAGTTGATAGACAAGACTTATTCAAGACCAATATCGTTGTGCCTCGATGACTTTGACCTCCCTACAACTAGGGATCTGGTGTAACACACAAGACAGAACACAACGGAGGTGGGCTAAAATCACCCATCAAAGTCCACTTGAATGATTAGCAGGATTTTGGGCATCATTAGAATTCAGCTTCAAATAAGATCTCGGAGGAGGGATCCAACCTGCTAGGTCAGGTAAAGGGTTAGGAGCCAAGATCACCACAACTTCATTTCCATTACTATCCAAATAAGTATACAGATAGCCATGCatttgttgaagttaaattaatctaaacttaatacatgaatttgcattattaaatatgcatgaatatgtgagatacatggaatagttaataatcactaaatacattgatatatgaatagtcacatgtattgatatttattgttaatatacttttctactagtataaatatgtgtaaggtttctcatttgtaaataagaaagaaagtaagaaattcaagtttaagaaatattattcaagttctttcttctcaattgtgtgaataagagaacaatcttcttctcttgtttcttgatttgtattgtaagggtctattacgtttccaacaagtggtatcagagctccgGTTAGATATGGCTTCGAATGGTAACATGTTGCAACCCCAACTTCCAAGGTTCAGCGGAAAGAATTTTAATCAATGGAGTATTCAAATGAAAGTGTTATATGGCTCTCAAGAATTGTGGGATATTGTTGAAAGAGGATACACTGAAGTTGAGAATCAGAGTGAGCTCACAAATCAACAACTTGTTGAGTTAAGAGAAAATCGTAAGAAAGACAAAAAGGCTTTATTCTTCATTTATCAAGCTGTTGATGAATTTATTTTCGAGAGAATTTCAACAGCTACTTCTGCAAAGGCGGCTTGGGATATTCTAAGATCTACCTATCAAGGAGAAGATAAGGTAAAGATGATAAGGTTACAAGCTCTCAGATCCGAATTTGATTgcattaaaatgaaagaaactgaAACTATTGAAGAATTTTTCAATCGTATTCTTGTAATTGTCAATAGTTTAAGATCAAATGGTGAAGAAGTAGGCGATCAAAGAGTTGTTGAAAAGATTCTTAGAAGTATGCCAAGAAAATTTGAGCATATCGTCGTTGCAATTGAAGAATCGAAAGACTTATCTACGTTGTCTATAAATAGCTTGATGGGTTCTCTTCAATCCCATGAGCTAAGATTAAAACAATTTGATGATAACCCCGAGGAAGCTTTTCAAATGCAAACTTCATTTAGAGGCGGTTCACGTGGAAGACGTGGTGGTCATGGAAGACGAGGAGGTGGAAGAAACTATGATAATAGAAGCGGTGCAAATTCTGAAAATTCACAAGAAAGCTCTTCTTTATCTCGAGGAAGAGGAAGCGGAAGAGGAAGAGGCTTTGGCAGAAACCAAGGAGGTGGTCGTGGTAATTTCTCTCAAATTCAATGCTTTAATTGCGGAAAGTATGGTCATTTTCAAGCAAATTGTTGGGCACTAAAAAATGGAGTTGGAAATACCACCATGAATATGcataaagaacaaaagaaaattgatgaAGGCATTCTATTCCTCGCATGTAGTGTTCAAGACAATGTTGTAGAGCCTACATGGTATCTTGATAGTGGTTGTAGCAACCACATGACAGGAAATAGAAGTATATTTGTTACTTTGGATGAATCTTTCCAAAGTGAAGTGAAGACTGGTGATAATACCAGACTACAAGTCAAAGGCCAAGGTGATATTCTTGTGAAGACAAAGAAAGGGACAAAACGAGTTACAAATGTGTTCTATGTTCCAGGTCTAAAGCATAATCTTTTGAGTATTGGCCAACTGCTTCAACGAGGTTTAAAAGTTTCATTTGAAGGTGACATATGTGCAATCAAAGATCAGGCCGGTGTTCTTATTGCCAAGGTAAAAATGACTGCTAATAAGATGTTTCCTCTTAACTTTACATATGGTCAAATATCTTGCTTCAGCAGCATATTGAAGGATCCATCCTGGCTTTGGCATTTTAGATATGGTCACTTAAACTTCAAATCACTATCTTATTTGTGCAAAAATCATATGGTGAGAGGTAAACAAAATATCAACCATGAGACAAATATTTGTGAAGTGTGTATTCTTGCAAAACATCATCGAGATTCATTTCCAACTGGGAAAGCTTGGAGAGCCTCTAAACCTCTCGAGTTGATTCATACAGATTTGTGTGGTCCTATGCGAACAACAACAAATGGAGGTAATcgatatttcataaccttcatcGATGATTTCAGTAGAAAgttgtggatttattttttgaaagaaaagagtGAAGCACTTGTATGTTTTAAATCCTTCAAAGCTTTTACTGAAAATCAAAGTGGTTACAAGATAAAAACTTTGAGATCTGACCGTGGTGGAGAATATATagcttttggtaattttttcaAGGAGCAAGGAATTCATCATCAAATGACAGCTCGAATGACTCCACAGCAAAATGGAGTTGCAGagagaaaaaatagaacaatCATGGAAATGGCGAGAAGTAtgctaaaagcaaaaaatctGCCAAACGAATTTTGGGGAGATGCTGTTGCATGTACTGTTTACATTCTAAATCGAGCTCCAACAAAGAGTGTTCCAGGTATGACTCCTTATGAAGCATGGTGTGGTGAGAAACCATCTGTTAGTCATTTGAGAGTGTTTGGGAGTATAGCTTATTCTCATATTCCAAATCAGCTAAGAGGCAAGCTTGATGATAAATCTGAAAAATGCATTATGGTAGGTTATAGTGAAAATTCTAAAGCTTATCGATTGTATAAtcctgtgtcaagaaaaattattatcagCAGAGATGTGATTTTCAGTGAAGATGAATCATGGAACTGGAATGACGACGTTGATGAAGCTAAAAGTCCATTTCATGTTaatattgatgaaaatgaagTTGCTCAAGAATTAGAGCAAGCAGAAATTCAAGCGATGGAGTCATCTTCGTCCTCAACGTCATCTTCCACAAGTAATGATGAAATCTCACCAAGGAGAATGAGGAGTATTCAAGAAATTTATAATACCACTAACAGGATTAATGATGATCATTTTGCTAATTTTGCATTATTTGCTGGTGTTGATCCTGTAACTTTTGATGAAGCCATCCAAGATGAGAAATGGAAGATTGCAATGGATCAAGAGATTGATGCGATAAGAAGAAATGAAACATGGGAGTTGATGGAGCTTCCGACAAACAAACAAGCTCTTGGAGTAAAATGGGTGTACAGAACAAAGTTGAAGTCAGATGGTAATGTTGAAAAATACAAGGCAAGACTTGTTGTAAAAGGCTACAAGCAGGAATATGGTGTGGATTATGAAGAAATATTTGCCCCTGTGACAAGAATTGAGACCATTCGATTGATTTTGTCATTAGCTGCTCAAAATGGATGGAAagtttatcaaatggatgtaaaatCCGCTTTTTTGAATGGACGCTTGAAGGAAGAGATATTTGTTGCACAACCTTTGGGCTATGTGCAAaggggagaagaagaaaaagtgtacaagttgaaaaaagcTTTGTATGGATTGAAGCAAGCTCCGCGAGCTTGGTACAGTCGTATTGACAGTTTTTTTCTAAAGACAGGATTTCGAAGGTGTCCATATGAGCATGCACTCTATGTCAAAGAAGACAAGTATGGCAAATTTCTCATCATTTCTCTTTACGTTGATGATTTACTTTTTACTGGAAATGATAAATTTTTGTGTGATGATTTTAAGAATTCCATGAAAAATGAATTCGAGATGAGTGATATGGGTCTCATCCATTACTTTCTCGGAATTGAAgttaatcaaaatgaaggagaaaTTGTCATTTCACAGCAAAAGTATGCTCatgatttactaaaaaaatttcggatGGAAAATGCTTCACCTTGCAACACTCCCATGGATGCAAATTTGAAATTGTGCAAGGATGATATTGGAGAAGCAGTCGATCCAAGTTTATATCGAAGCTTAGTTGGAAGCTTAATGTATTTGACAGCaacaagacctgatattttaTTTGCCGTAAGTATGTTAAGCAGATTTATGACAAACCCGAAAAGAAGTCATTGGGAAGCAGGAAAAAGAGTTCTTCGTTATATTCTTGGCACCattaattttggaatttattacaAGAAAGTTTCAGAATCAGTGATGTTTGGTTTTTGATAGTGACTGGGGTGGTAATGTGGATGATCATAAAAGTACATCTGGTTATGTTTTTAGTATGGGTTCAGGTGTTTTTtcatggacttcaaagaaacaaTCTGTTGTTGCCCTTTCTACAACCGAAGCAGAATATATCTCGTTAGCTGCAGCTGGATGTCAAGCTTTATGGCTTCGGTGGatgttaaaagaattgaagtgtATTCAAAAATGTGAAACtgttttattttgtgataatgGATCTGCCATAGCATTATCAAAGAATCCAGTTTTCCATGGAAGAAGCAAGCATATTAGaatcaaatatcattttatcAGAGACTTGGTTAAAGATGGAGAAGTGATAGTAAAATATTGCAAGACTCAAGATCAAGTGGCTGATATTTTTACAAAGGCGCTCAAGTTTGACTTATTTGTTAAATTCAGAGGAAAACTTGGAGTTGCTCAAGTTTAGATTAAGGGAGgatgttgaagttaaattaatctaaacttaatacatgaatttgcattattaaatatgcatgaatatgtgagatacatggaatagttaataatcactaaatacattgatatatgaatagtcacatgtattgatatttattgttaatatacttttctactagtataaatatgtgtaaggtttctcatttgtaaataagaaagaaagtaagaaattcaagtttaagaaatattattcaagttctttcttctcaattgtgtgaataagagaacaatcttcttctcttgtttcttgatttgtattGTAAGGGTCTATTACGTTTCCAACAGCATTTGCTTCTTTATAAGGAGATTGGTCGACTCAAAATCATCCCCGAGCCTTCGAAATATAGACTTTGTTTCCTGCACCGAACACTTCTCTAGAATCTAGCACCAATGGTCTTAGTTACTCCACATCTTTCTGCATCACAAAGAATATTTATGTAAGTAGCCAAGGAGACGAGGCCATATAGACACATAATAACTGGGCATTTTCACAACATAGCATTCTACATAAACCACACCAGAgattggtttaatttgaatacATTTAAAATTGACATCTTCAAGAATAACGGCTGTCTAAATTTAAAAGGATTAAAACCTCAAAATCTAGAGAAAATATCTTTAATTTTACTTTCTAATCTTATCTTGTAATTGAATTTTATATATTGGTAGTCACATCTGCCCCCAATTTCTCCTCCAAATCCATCCCCTACTTTGAAATTCCCTCTCCACTTGCTGtgttttttctctctttaattTTTTCCTTCTGTTTTACAAttatgctatatatatatatatatatatatatatatatatatatatatatatatcatttttgtATTGAAAGTAGTTAAATAGGCTCATGGTTGGTGCAATGTTTGATTAGCTAAACTACAATGATATTTGAGAAGGAAAGAGTGAAATTTGGATGgataaaatagaaagaaaaagtcAAATGCTTTTGGTGACTTTTACCTAAATGCCTAAAACTGAGAGGATACCATCTATTTGTTTTAATCTTTGAACATTATTCTTTGTGATCATCATCTTCTTTGTTTTTCACCCTAAACCCTACCAGCTTCCTCTCAATGCAACACACTCTTTCTCACGTGTCATTTCTtcattcctttcttttttcatcCATTGAACAAACCACTAATCTTTCACAACATCAAAAAGTACCCATTCAATTCAATTTCAAATATCCATGCTAAttcttaatatatataatgtcGCATGTGTGTTAGGTTGATCCAAATCGAcattttttatcattattttaattCAACAAATAATGATTCACATGTGATTTACGTGTTTAagaattttataatttatagatttattttttaaattttaaaaatttagtaTGAATGTTGAACCTTcgttaatattttttaattataaatcatGCTTACCaagtatattttataaatacatatgatataataaaatctctttttaagaacaaaaataaagtttataaaattaataatgaaTGCAAAGATTCCAAATGTAATTCAATTAggtaaataattatatgatattttaaattaaaaaatatctatttttctcTCTATCCAATTTCTCTCCTCTCTTCCCCCTACCCTCCTCTTTTATcatcttttctcttcttctatATTCTTTGTTGATATTTAAGGAAAAGTTTGTTTTGTGGAAATCTAAAATTTGTATAGAATAAACATTTGGATAACCATGTTTGTTTTGtaataatgtaaaaaaaaaactcttataAAAAACCATCTACATCTCAAATGTTTTGAATGCTCGAAACATGGGCCTTTAAAATTCTCGTATTAATTCCAAAACATGCATGGAATGGAGAGTACAAGAATAAATGATTTATAGAAAACACTTGAaaccaaatattaaaaaattaaaaaattaatcagGATCATTAATTTATGCCAAACACACAAATTCTACACTTTTCTAAACACGAGTAGCTAGCAagataaaaaattcaaaatgttctAACAAAACTGATGACATAACATTTTATCTCTCAACTTCGTTTCATTCCCTCTATCATCCTAGCTTTCTCTTTAATTTCTCATTCATGCTCTTACGCTTCTCATAATTCACAACAAATTCATgacaaaaaccaaaatcaaacaCTGTAGAATTTTGAAACTAAAAGGAACAATTCTtaaagtaaaaaagaataacATATCCTTTAGAAAAAAAGGTTCGATGGACTAAAATAGTGTTTAGAGTCTTTagacacaaataaaaaaattaaattaaacaataaaatatgCTTTTTGTCCGTGAAGTTTGAGCTTAAAGTTTTAGAATAGACACTTTAATCTTGAGGTTTGAGAAATGATTCAAAATGATCCCTAAACATATTTTGTCATTATTTGACTTCGTAGAAAAAATGATGCGGCAATTAATTGGACTATAAtgataagaaaattttaaatgagtttgacaaatatatagtttttatattattatgtaGTATTTTAGGACAAATCAACTATGGACAAAATGTGATTAGAGACTGTTTAGAATCATTTCTAAGATGAAAATACTAAAATGTCTGTTTTTAGAATTCGAAGAACCAAACAGAGCTTAGCTCAAAACTTAGGGACCGAAATGTATTTTAGCGTAAATAAAAATCTCAATTAAAAGCCACTTTCTCCACCATATAAGCATGATTTAATAGATTGCATATTCCTCTCAGGGGCACCCATAACAAACTTCCCCACCCCCCTTGAATCAATGTCATAGCAGTCGACAAaattgcaatttcttttccacTTTCCCAAATTTTCACCATCATTTCATGCCAATTACTTCACCACACATCTCCTCATCTCTATAAAATCATCCCCATTTCTCACAAACACAGAAATACACGAAACAGAGACACCCAGAAATGGATCCTTCAAAGCCAATTCTTTGCGTTCTTGACGCTTCCTCTTACGTCGGATTTTGGGTCACCAAAGGATTGCTAAGCAAAGGATACCCAGTTCATGCAGCCGTCCAGAACACTGGCAAGTCGTTTCTTTTATCCTCTGTTCTTTTCCACTTCTTACTTCAAACTTGTGGGCTTCATCTTTTCCAGGAAAGCCTGAGATTGAAAAGACTATTAGAGAGATGTGTAAAGTGGAGAACGGGCTGATGGTTTTTTCTGTAGATATCATGGATTATCAGAGTATTCTTGTTGCTTTGAAAGGGTGTTCTGGTTTGTTCTGTTGTATGGACACCCACCATGTGTATGATGTAAGTCCAAAGAGAAAAATAGGAATTAAAAGATCATCTGGGATATGTGGGTTATTGttgttttgtgttttttttgCAGGAAAAAATGGTGGATTTGGAGGTTAGAGGAACAATTAATGTCGTCGAGGCTTGTGCTCAGACCGATAGTGTTGAAAAGATTGTCTTCACATCCTCCTTAACTGCTGCTGTGTGGAGAGAGAATATTCTCTCTGAGAAAGACGTGGATGAAAGATGTTGGAGTGACAAAGAATTTTGCAGGAAAATGAAGGTTGGGGATTTCAAGTCCATCTTCTCATCTTTTCCTCTTAGTCATTTTGGATTTCTTCATTAAGTTCCTCAAATATCAGATGCCTTCTCAATCAATTTGATTACCATTCATATCCTGAAATGCTTTCTAtctgttttcttcttttgaacTATCAAGTACCAAGATCCAAGTCCTAGTTGCATTCGGGACAACCCAAAACTTAAGCTATTTtcatatttgttatatttacgttatttattattttgaccATAGAGGTTAGAGAAGTAAAGTATATGAAATCTTTGAGCCTTTGAAATCTGAATTATTCTATCCAATACTTTGATTTGGACACTTTTATGCTTATTTTTATCTCTATTTTATAACATATCAAGCTTTTTCTTCACAGCTCAATGAccctttttattttatatcatCTCCCAGTTGTGGTATCCTTTGGCAAAGACACTTTCTGAACAAGCAGCGTGGGCTCTTGCAATGGACCGAAGGCTAAAAATGGTGTCAATCAACGCAGGGCTTGTTCTTGGACCTGCTGTTGCAGAAGAGAATTCAGGCTCAACAATCTCATATCTCAAAGGTAGGAGAAAGTGTTTTACCAAAGATTTTTACTACATATTATGGGATCTCTTTTGTTTCGGCTAAGAAAAATTGAGGGGAAACAGGAGCTGCTCAGATGTATGAAAATGGGGTTCTAGCTGTGGTTGATGTGAAGTTTTTGGTGGATGTTCATATTCGAGCAATGGAAGATTCGTCGACGGGTGGTCGATATTTCTGCTTCGATCAAATAGTGAATAGTGAGGAAGAAACTGTTAAACTTGCGAATATATTGAGGCCATTGATATCTCTTCCACAAAGGtaaaagtattattattttaacCTTTTGAACAACCAAAACACAGCCTTTTTTAAGTTCATTTTTGCTTTGCCATTTGCATGTTATTATTGTTTACTTATTAattgaaactcaataagtttATTGGTTGGTGAGTAGGTACGAAGTTCAAGGAAAGGAAGCTTTTGCTGAGAGACTCAGAACTAGGAAATTGCACAAACTCATCGAAGGCACTGCTTAATactaaatttcaaaactttaGGGAAAAAGATCgactttttttttccattttttcttcttcttttagtatGTATCTTTGTTAGCACTTAAtataatgaagaaaaaaaaactactcTTTTAGCGTGTACGCAAATGAGACACCATATTCATATTAGCCATATTTATGATTATCTACTACCAAATTACCGTTTTAAAAATCGACAATTCAAAGTTTCTTAAACTATATATTAACAAATATGATcgataatataataaaataactaaagaaaattaataaattacaCTATAAACTTTAATAAATGTTAGAATCTTTACTTTATCTTGGAATCGAATATATAGTAGTTCAACTTTTACTTTGTCGTAAACCTAATCGGAAAATATTAACACATGTGTTTAATGCAAATAAGGTATATGTAGTACGATGGactaaactttaaaaaatcaaaataactgACACGTGGTTTCTTCTCTTTAATGTAAGTTGTTTAATCATCTATTGTCTGCTTTGTTGtcttaaaaaaatgatattaaagttggtttttcttttttcttttttttttcttttttttttttaattttttagttaaaaaAGAATCATCTAATCATTAATTTTGTACATTAATCAAAACCAATTTTCTAGAAAGCTTCGTTTTTGTGACCTCTAAATCTAAGTCAATATGGTATATCTTTTAACCAAAGGGTTTTAAGACGGTTAGAAAACAAGAATCCTATGATAAAACTTTAACCAATTGTTAATATTTGTTAATAGCTTCATGAAATTAAGGTGGATCTAATAACACAGATAACCATAAAGAAAAAGACAATAAATCAAATTACGAGAATAAAAGATAAACACAAAGAACATCTACGTTTTGGAGGTGTCAGGGACAACAAAAGTATCTCCACTTCGAGATATACCATCATGACTTTACTTGTTGTACACAACCTAAAAATTTCAATACAAATAAAGATAGTTGTCATCACTTATATATCAATGATCATCTCATTATTTAATCAATGTGAGATTTTGTTGCATCTCTAACAGAAACAAGCTCTTGATGAAAATAACTTCActaataagtattttttttttctaattaatagACAACATCAACGAAGGTCGCAAAAACAACTCACTCATGAAGGAAGAGTTTATGTTTCCCAAACTCGAGACTTCTTCTCAAATTGCATTATTACTCTTTTCATTTGCTTGTTTGACATATGTTTCAAAACACGAATGCTTACCTTAAGTGGTGGATCCAAAAATCCTATTGAGAGGAGGctttataattaaattagtaaaaataatctggaaaaaaaaaaatgtaaggaGTAGGGTTTAAAACCTAGATCTAGGAGGGGTGGAAGATAGTTTTACCACTAGACTAACTTCTAAAATTTGTAttagtttagtttttatatatatatgcaatatAAAGAGTATAAAGTTGAGGAGGGCTCGATCCCTTAAGTTCCCCCTAAGATCGAGAATCCTCCTCCATACTAAAACTTAGATAATATGAATACAATATTGTTAACTATTCTTCACCaagataaataaaaaacaaGAACAAGCAACAACTCATAGTGTAATGATAGCCACCGATGTTcgattttattttaaatttaatattatccACTAACGTGGTCATGTGCATTTTCTGTTGTTTTATCTCTTAGATCTATTATTTTATTGGTTCAATTAAGTAAAAGATAATTTCCTAATTAAACACTTTGATGGCAAAAGGTGTTTATACAAAGATCTTGATATTTATTCTATCGTATTGAGGACGTTAAAACTTAGCACCACAACCTCGGACAAAAGAGTTAAACCCCAAAAAGACCTTGAAGAAc
The sequence above is drawn from the Cucumis melo cultivar AY chromosome 2, USDA_Cmelo_AY_1.0, whole genome shotgun sequence genome and encodes:
- the LOC103487321 gene encoding cinnamoyl-CoA reductase-like SNL6 isoform X2, with amino-acid sequence MDPSKPILCVLDASSYVGFWVTKGLLSKGYPVHAAVQNTDIMDYQSILVALKGCSGLFCCMDTHHVYDEKMVDLEVRGTINVVEACAQTDSVEKIVFTSSLTAAVWRENILSEKDVDERCWSDKEFCRKMKLWYPLAKTLSEQAAWALAMDRRLKMVSINAGLVLGPAVAEENSGSTISYLKGAAQMYENGVLAVVDVKFLVDVHIRAMEDSSTGGRYFCFDQIVNSEEETVKLANILRPLISLPQRYEVQGKEAFAERLRTRKLHKLIEGTA
- the LOC103487321 gene encoding cinnamoyl-CoA reductase-like SNL6 isoform X1 yields the protein MDPSKPILCVLDASSYVGFWVTKGLLSKGYPVHAAVQNTGKPEIEKTIREMCKVENGLMVFSVDIMDYQSILVALKGCSGLFCCMDTHHVYDEKMVDLEVRGTINVVEACAQTDSVEKIVFTSSLTAAVWRENILSEKDVDERCWSDKEFCRKMKLWYPLAKTLSEQAAWALAMDRRLKMVSINAGLVLGPAVAEENSGSTISYLKGAAQMYENGVLAVVDVKFLVDVHIRAMEDSSTGGRYFCFDQIVNSEEETVKLANILRPLISLPQRYEVQGKEAFAERLRTRKLHKLIEGTA